The Polaribacter sp. Q13 sequence TATCCGGACTAATAAAAGGTGAAGCACCTGTAGATTTAGCTAATGGGGTTTTAGAGTCGTCTGCTCTCATGTTTTGGTCTAACTGTACCCATAAATATTCTAATTGATCTTTAGAATTGTTGTGATATGTAATTGTTTCATCACCGTAAATCTTATTAGTACTTTCTTCTAAACGAATGTCCATTACATAATCAACTTTTTGTTGACTGTATTGACTTCCAGGAGCACCAGAGGCTGTGTGTTGATCATTAGGAGTTGCCAAAACATCTTTTAGTTGTCTAAATTTGTTTTGGTCTGTGTGCCCTTGTGGAGCGCTGTTTTCTTCTTTTTTTTCTTGAGCAAAAATACCTGTTGCAACAAAAAATAGAGAAAACATCAGTAAAGAGAGTTTTTTCATTTGATTTAATTTGAATTTAATTGTGGATAAAATTAGTGATTAGTGTATAGATAGGTGGGGAAATGTTAAAAAATTAACAAACTTTTATAAGAAAAAGCGATATGTTGATGTATCGCTTTTTTTTGGTTAAAAATTATGGTTATCCCTTTATTTTGCTTTTGAATTTTTCGAACTTATTACTTTGTTCTTTTGGCCAGCTATTGTTAGAGGTATCTACATCGGCGGTTTCTAAATTAGGGTCTATAATAATTTTAGAAACTTCTTTGTTAGAAGAAAAAACTTTGGTGATTTCTTGATCATTAAGTCTCCAAATTTGTGCCGGATATACTTTTCTTTCAGTTGTACCATCTGTATAATTAAATTGTACAATAATTGGCATTACTAATCCACCTGGTTTGTTATAGGTAATTTCATAATGAAATTTAGATTTTTTGTTTTTCGCAGCTCCAAAACCTAAGCCTTCTGTGGTATCTTCAATAAAATCTACATTATCTCCATTTGCTTTTGTGTAGTATTTTCTTACACTTTTAATGCCAATATCAGTTACATCTGTAGTGTAAAACCAACCTCTCCAAAACCAATCTAAATCTACACCAGAGGCATCTTCCATAGTTCTAAAGAAATCTGCAGGTGTTGGGTGTTTAAACATCCAACGTTTCGAGTAGGTTCTAAAAGCATGGTCAAACAATTCTTTTCCCATAATAGTTTCTCTTAAAATCCATAGAGCGGTAGCTGGTTTGGCATACGCATTGTTACCAAATTCATACACATTATCTCCTTTGGTCATAATAGGTGCAATCTTAGATTGATCTCCAGCCATATATTTTACAATATTTTTAGGATAGCCTCTTGTAATAGGAAAATCTTTATCATATTCTAATTCTGCTTGCATTTCTACATAAGAGTTTAGTCCTTCATCCATCCAAGTCCATTGTCTTTCATCAGAATTTACAATCATCGGAAAAAAGTTATGACCAACTTCATGAATAACTACTTTTATCATTCTGTATTTCACTCTGTCAGAATACGTACCATCTGCATCTGGTCTTCCTGGGTTAAAACAAATTTGTGGGTATTCCATTCCCATTTGTCCATCTACAGAAATTGCTTTGTGGTACGGGTAATCAAAAGTATATTTAGAATATGTTTTTAAGGTTTGCGCTACTGCTCTAGTAGAATGTTTGCCATATAAAGGATTTGCTTCTTTAGAATATAAAGAATATGCCATTACCGTTTTACCGTTAATGTCTACTGCCATAGCATCCCAAATAAATTTTCTTGAAGATGCAAAAGCGTAATCTCTAACATTTTTAGCAACAAATTTCCAGGTTTTGGTTTCTTTAGATTTGCTTTTTTCAATTTTTGTAGCCTCTTTTTGAGTGCGAATAACAACAGGATTGTCAAAAGTTTGTCTAGCTTTTGCTAATCTTTTTAATTCTGTTTTTGTAAAAACTTCACTTTCGTTTTGTAAAATACCTGTTGCACCTAACATGTGGTCTTTAGGGATTGTGATATTTACGGTAAAATCTCCAAATTCTAATGCAAATTCACTTCTTCCCCAAAACTGACCATTTTGCCATCCTTCTATGTTGTCATACACGCACATTCTTGGATAAAATTGTGCAATTACATAATTGTTGTTATTATTTTCTGTAAAATGTTCAAAACCAGATCTACCACCTTGAGTTCTATGATTATTAATATTGTACCACCAACTTACTTTAAAAGAAAAAGTTGCTCCAGCAGCCAAAGGTTGTGGCAAATTAATACGCATCATTGTTTGGTTAATGGTGTATGATAATTTACTGCCATTAATGTTTGATACACTCGTAATATTAAAACCACCCTTAAAAGGTGTTTCTGGAAAACTACGATTAAAGCTACTTTTAGATAAGGATTTAGAAATTTTATTTGGTTGAATATCTGGCGTTTTAGAATCTGCTGCTCTCATATTCTGATCTAACTGCACCCATAAATAAGTTAATGTATCTTTAGAATTATTATGATATATAATAGTTTCTTTACCCGTTATTTTTTGATTGTTGTCATCTAAAATAATATCCATTACATAATCTACTTTCTGTTGTGTATAATTTACACCAGGTGCTCCAGAAGCAGTTCTTTGACTATTAGGAGTTGCTAATTCGTCTTTAAGTTGTTTAAACTTATTCTGATTGATATGACCTTGCTGGGTAATATTTTTTTCTTGGGCAAATATATTTGTCCCAATAAAAAAAACACTAATTAGTAGTAATGTAATTTTTTTCATTTGTACCTGAATTGAATTAGCGTACAAATTAAGGATAAGTAGTTAAAAAAGTTAAAAAGAGTTAAAATTTTAACAAACCTTTATCGTTTTTAGCATTTAGTAAAATACTTTTGTGTTTTTCACCAACTTTAGACTTAATTAAATTTTGTTGTTGAGGAAAGTGGTTAGTTAAAATTTTATTGGTAATTTCTATAGTATGCACTTGTTTTACATCTTCAATTTCCAAATAAAAATACACTAAATCTCCATCATATTCTTTACCAATATAATTAAAGTTCTTAGAAACAGTATCAATTTTTAAATGCAATTTTTCGTTTAAATATTTTATAAAATAAACATCATTGTCTTTTAATTCCTTTTTTGTGTCTAATTGTAAGTCTATATTATATTTCTTGTTTAAAGCATCTTCTATATCATCAATAAAAACATTAATTGTTATTTGTACAACTTGTTTTTCGTTTCTGTATTCAATCTGAGTTAAGCTTAAATAATACTTGTGAGCAGAGAAGGAGAGCAATGGAATTATAAATAAAAGTAAAAAAGTTTTTTTAGAATTCATATTGATATTAAAACAA is a genomic window containing:
- a CDS encoding M1 family metallopeptidase, whose amino-acid sequence is MKKITLLLISVFFIGTNIFAQEKNITQQGHINQNKFKQLKDELATPNSQRTASGAPGVNYTQQKVDYVMDIILDDNNQKITGKETIIYHNNSKDTLTYLWVQLDQNMRAADSKTPDIQPNKISKSLSKSSFNRSFPETPFKGGFNITSVSNINGSKLSYTINQTMMRINLPQPLAAGATFSFKVSWWYNINNHRTQGGRSGFEHFTENNNNNYVIAQFYPRMCVYDNIEGWQNGQFWGRSEFALEFGDFTVNITIPKDHMLGATGILQNESEVFTKTELKRLAKARQTFDNPVVIRTQKEATKIEKSKSKETKTWKFVAKNVRDYAFASSRKFIWDAMAVDINGKTVMAYSLYSKEANPLYGKHSTRAVAQTLKTYSKYTFDYPYHKAISVDGQMGMEYPQICFNPGRPDADGTYSDRVKYRMIKVVIHEVGHNFFPMIVNSDERQWTWMDEGLNSYVEMQAELEYDKDFPITRGYPKNIVKYMAGDQSKIAPIMTKGDNVYEFGNNAYAKPATALWILRETIMGKELFDHAFRTYSKRWMFKHPTPADFFRTMEDASGVDLDWFWRGWFYTTDVTDIGIKSVRKYYTKANGDNVDFIEDTTEGLGFGAAKNKKSKFHYEITYNKPGGLVMPIIVQFNYTDGTTERKVYPAQIWRLNDQEITKVFSSNKEVSKIIIDPNLETADVDTSNNSWPKEQSNKFEKFKSKIKG
- a CDS encoding DUF6702 family protein, producing MNSKKTFLLLFIIPLLSFSAHKYYLSLTQIEYRNEKQVVQITINVFIDDIEDALNKKYNIDLQLDTKKELKDNDVYFIKYLNEKLHLKIDTVSKNFNYIGKEYDGDLVYFYLEIEDVKQVHTIEITNKILTNHFPQQQNLIKSKVGEKHKSILLNAKNDKGLLKF